Proteins found in one Arachis stenosperma cultivar V10309 chromosome 8, arast.V10309.gnm1.PFL2, whole genome shotgun sequence genomic segment:
- the LOC130943292 gene encoding uncharacterized protein LOC130943292, with amino-acid sequence MGDFQRSRSYANGERMQIDSYYGAPRPLPHDFRSYSVSYVQTQAGVNNRDLKLKKGKSISGSISKSWSFGDPELQRKKRVASYKMYSVEGKVKRSLRNSFRWLKNKYSKVVYGW; translated from the coding sequence ATGGGGGACTTTCAGAGATCAAGATCCTATGCAAATGGGGAAAGGATGCAGATAGATAGCTACTATGGTGCACCTAGACCTCTTCCTCATGATTTCAGGAGCTATAGTGTTTCATATGTTCAAACTCAAGCTGGTGTTAATAATAGGGACTTGAAGCTGAAGAAAGGGAAAAGCATTTCAGGTTCTATTTCCAAGTCTTGGAGCTTTGGTGATCCTGAActtcagaggaagaagagggtTGCTAGCTATAAGATGTATTCTGTGGAAGGAAAGGTCAAACGTTCCCTCAGAAACAGTTTTAGGTGGCTTAAGAACAAGTACTCCAAGGTTGTTTATGGTTGGTAG
- the LOC130946426 gene encoding eukaryotic initiation factor 4A-10-like produces the protein MAELAPEGSQFDARQFDAKMNELLGDDGQEFFTSYDEVYDSFDAMGLQENLLRGIYAYGFEKPSAIQQRGIVPFIRGLDVIQQAQSGTGKTATFCSGILQQLDYSLVECQALVLAPTRELAQQIEKVMRALGDYLGVKVHTCVGGTLVREDKRILESGVHVVVGTPGRVFDMLRRQYLRPDSIRMFVLDEADEMLSKGFKDQIYDIFQLLPPKIQVGLFSATMPPEALEITRKFMNKPVRILVKRDELTLEGIKQFFVNVEKEEWKLETLCDLYETLAITQSVIFVNTRRKVDWLTDKMRSRDHTVSATHGDMDQNTRDIIMREFRSGSSRVLITTDLLARGIDVQQVSLVINYDLPTQPENYLHRIGRSGRFGRKGVAINFVTREVEKMLLDIQKFYNVVVEELPANVADLL, from the exons ATGGCGGAGTTGGCACCAGAAGGATCACAATTTGATGCTCGTCAATTTGATGCTAAGATGAATGAGTT ACTAGGAGATGATGGACAGGAATTCTTTACATCTTATGACGAAGTCTATGACAGCTTCGATGCTATGGGATTGCAGGAGAACCTTCTAAGGGGTATTTATGCATATG GTTTTGAGAAGCCCTCTGCAATTCAGCAAAGGGGGATTGTGCCTTTCATCAGGGGACTTGATGTAATTCAGCAAGCACAATCTGGGACTGGAAAAACTGCTACGTTTTGCTCTGGTATCTTGCAGCAGCTTGATTACAGCTTAGTTGAATGCCAGGCTCTGGTTCTTGCTCCCACTCGTGAACTTGCACAACAAATTGAGAAGGTCATGCGAGCATTAGGTGACTATCTTGGGGTTAAGGTTCATACTTGTGTGGGTGGGACCCTCGTTCGTGAAGATAAACGTATCCTTGAAAGTGGTGTCCATGTTGTAGTTGGTACCCCTGGTCGTGTATTTGACATGCTGCGAAGACAATATTTGCGCCCTGATAGCATTAGAATGTTTGTGTTAGATGAGGCAGATGAGATGCTCTCTAAAGGTTTCAAGGATCAG ATCTATGATATTTTTCAGCTCCTGCCACCTAAGATACAGGTCGGGCTTTTCTCTGCCACAATGCCTCCGGAAGCCTTGGAGATCACAAGAAAATTTATGAATAAGCCTGTGAGGATTCTTGTGAAACGTGATGAGCTCACCTTGGAGGGTATCAAGCAATTTTTTGTCAATGTTGAGAAGGAGGAATGGAAGCTTGAGACACTTTGTGATCTTTACGAAACTCTGGCCATTACCCAGAGTGTTATCTTTGTCAACACCAGACGCAAGGTAGATTGGTTGACAGACAAGATGCGCAGCCGTGATCACACTGTTTCGGCCACCCATGGAGATATGGACCAGAATACAAGAGATATCATCATGAGAGAATTCCGTTCCGGGTCCTCTCGTGTTCTCATTACCACAGATCTTTTGGCCCGTGGTATTGATGTTCAGCAAGTCTCACTTGTGATTAATTATGACCTTCCTACTCAGCCAGAGAACTATCTCCATAGGATTGGTCGAAGCGGTCGGTTTGGAAGAAAGGGTGTTGCCATCAATTTTGTGACAAGGGAGGTTGAAAAGATGCTGCTTGACATACAAAAGTTTTACAATGTGGTGGTTGAGGAGCTTCCAGCCAATGTTGCTGATCTCCTGTGA